The Lytechinus variegatus isolate NC3 chromosome 1, Lvar_3.0, whole genome shotgun sequence nucleotide sequence tcaaacaactaacattgaaaatcaaaatttcatcaaaatcgaatgtaaaaaaaagaaagttaggcattttaaagttttacgtattttcacaaacagttatatgtacatcctggccagtatgcaaatgaggggactgatgacatcatccactcaatatttcttttgtattttattaaatgaaatatgacatattcTAATTTgccctcattgtcctgtgagacaaagttttattcctccctgagcatgtggatttagcattgttttaacattttatggttcactCAAGTCGGTAATTACTACCAAATCTGTAAAATggcaatattttattgtataataaagaacaaaataaatagtgagagatggacatcatcgactgcgcatggcagattacaaaaaaaaaatattgaggcATGTCAGATtttatttgcgcagaaattcATGTGTGAATCTGATCCgctctcatttcagggatcagtgagaaGAACTGGACCTCTAGGAAGTACAGAGCCATTATATCAAtggctctgaatagagtgatccatccgtatatttttttgtgcatgtttatatatttatatttaatatcatatcttgtgcaatgtattttattgtgatttttatacgaaaaataaaaccaaaccaaaccaaaacTTAACAAAGGATACAAACGAAAAAGCACGGTCGTCATCATGAATCAATCTTCTTCAACTTTTCTGCGCAACctgattttgacattaaaaactTGTCTTGTTCATTAATGCGTGAAGTGCTCGTCACATATAAGGTATCAAATGTAGAGGAATAATTAATTTGCCTGTGAAGAAAAAAGACATGGGAATTCTGGTTTCCTTATTTCTGAAACACACTGTATAGCAGGATTCCTGCTAAAAGAAGTGCAGAGACTTTTAAAAAAGGTTCCTTCGGTCCTTGTCACATTGTTCCATGCAAGACTTGAATGTAACTTGCAGGTGACTATCATTGCTATCCGCAGGTCGCCTGCATTGACAGTATCTCTCGTGCATCTCACACGCAGTTGCCCCTCAGTAGCGCATGCAAGATTTACATGCAGGAAAGTTTTtaacatgctcaaaacttttGATGCAGGTGAATTGCGGGTGATTGCCCATGATTCATCAGCAAGGCTTGCACCAAGCAATGTGACAGGGCCTTTAACTTTGAAAAACATGTAAACTACACTCGTGCAGATAGAATGAAGCAAGGGTAGATCAAGAAGATAAGGCACTTTGGGGTCATGTATTCTTATTCATCCAGATAAAATCATAGAATAGAGCTGCTTGCGGTATTTCAACATTGCTTCAATATCTTTGCATTTGAGAACGTCGGCCATTGAAAGACAACCTTCTCCCACAAGGGAATGTGGGTCCGGGTTTGCAGAGTGTACCTCTTCCAGAAATTGCATGGTGGTCTGAAAAGACTGTTCCATTGTCTCTTTGGGCGGGAAGAGCTTTGCGTTCCATATGGAGAGTGCAGTATTACCTGGGAAAATTGCCTGGAGCGAAGTGTGGTTGAAGTTATTAAACACAACCTGAAGGGTTTTGTTCAAGAACAAGAGCTGACCCGCTGCCTCAAGCTGGGGAACAGCGCGTTTGAGGTTATCACGGATGTCAAAGAAAATAGTGACATAGAGTGTGCTACCCTCTTTGGGCTTTACAGCTGCTGTGTGAAGGAATGTGAAAGGAGGTATGCTGACAGGACAGCCTGAGGATGGTGCCTGGATGACACAGTTACTGACAATGCATCTCTCACCAACTGAACATATAGTCTTGAAGTAACAGTACTCCACAATGCATGCTTTTCTGGTATCCATACCCTTAGGTACAATGCTGTTCATGACACACGCTTCCCTGGCTGAACTTGCATCAAGCATGGTGTCGCCAATGCCGAGGTCCACGGATCTGTTGAAGGCATCTTTGGTCAGGTTTAGTTCTCTCCTTAAGCTGCAGTTATCACAAAAATGGTCAAGCAGCTCTTCAGTTGTGCCAACGTGATAGAACATTGAGTAGGGTAACACAAGGACATGGAGTGGTGTACCCTGGAAGAGCTTGAAGACTTCTTGACGCATGGAGAGAAGTTTATCTGTTTTACTGCTGACATTGGACATGTCATTGATGTAACTGCTATTGCCGCAGTTCCCGAGGCCATGCAAGAAATCGCCGTGGGAATCGATCTCACATGAAAGCGGAGACCTTTCCTCGTAGAACTCGATCAGCTTTTTAGCAGTCTCACCATCCATGAAGTAACCACTGTCGACCAGAACATAGTCACCACTGATGCCAAGGGTCTGCTGGCATGTTTGCGGTAGAAGGGCACCCTTTTCCCTGAGGACATCTTCAGATCTCTTGTGCAGGAACTCTTCGCATTCTACAATATGTACCTGAGAGCAGACATTGGGCGTGTCCTTGTACAAAAACACTCCATGGGTTGTCCCGATTTTGATTGGAGCTGGGTGTCCAAAGGCAGTGATACCTGGCTTGTCAAAGGACCATTCTACACCAACAGTGCAGTCGTAAAGGATGATGACGTCCGAACAAGCCAAGAAGATGCCTCCAGAGACCATATGAGCAGGAAGATCAATGTACATTGCCAAAATCAACTCCAGCATCTGATAGATGGGTCGTCCATAGGGAACCGCTGTGAAGACCTTACCCAGTAGGCTTGCGCTTGGTAGCCGTTGGCTATAACCCCCTGCTGGGATGAAAAGGACCTTCTTCGTGAAGAGGCTTTGGTTGTAGATAGTCTGGAGATAGGAGAGGGCTGCCATCATTGAGCCTCCTGGTCCTGTTCAATGAAAGATTTGCtcaattcaataataataacaataggcaTTATATAGCTCTAGCTATCTAGATATAATCTATCATGAGGCGCACTATAAGCATTACCCCAACTTATGCTCGATTTCCAGCATTCAGTGTTTTCAAGGAA carries:
- the LOC121431946 gene encoding fucose-1-phosphate guanylyltransferase-like, which translates into the protein MSHKMAQKRRAIEDLVQRATESKIKKFESIRGKQVINIPYWDIVVITAGDEDQKNAYDLQLKEKLARQQLPLGTKYHVLKDPGDVKIGPGGSMMAALSYLQTIYNQSLFTKKVLFIPAGGYSQRLPSASLLGKVFTAVPYGRPIYQMLELILAMYIDLPAHMVSGGIFLACSDVIILYDCTVGVEWSFDKPGITAFGHPAPIKIGTTHGVFLYKDTPNVCSQVHIVECEEFLHKRSEDVLREKGALLPQTCQQTLGISGDYVLVDSGYFMDGETAKKLIEFYEERSPLSCEIDSHGDFLHGLGNCGNSSYINDMSNVSSKTDKLLSMRQEVFKLFQGTPLHVLVLPYSMFYHVGTTEELLDHFCDNCSLRRELNLTKDAFNRSVDLGIGDTMLDASSAREACVMNSIVPKGMDTRKACIVEYCYFKTICSVGERCIVSNCVIQAPSSGCPVSIPPFTFLHTAAVKPKEGSTLYVTIFFDIRDNLKRAVPQLEAAGQLLFLNKTLQVVFNNFNHTSLQAIFPGNTALSIWNAKLFPPKETMEQSFQTTMQFLEEVHSANPDPHSLVGEGCLSMADVLKCKDIEAMLKYRKQLYSMILSG